One Candidatus Marsarchaeota archaeon DNA segment encodes these proteins:
- a CDS encoding type II toxin-antitoxin system HicA family toxin — protein sequence MPRLVIKPAKLLAILVKYYNFKPIRQKGSHIFISNFERSTTIPMHGGDLDQGTLGAILKQAGLTKDDIRKYM from the coding sequence ATGCCGAGGCTCGTTATAAAACCTGCCAAACTCCTTGCAATACTGGTAAAGTACTATAACTTCAAACCGATAAGGCAGAAGGGTAGCCATATTTTTATAAGCAATTTTGAGCGTTCCACTACAATACCCATGCATGGTGGCGATTTGGATCAGGGAACTCTCGGCGCAATCCTCAAGCAAGCCGGTCTTACAAAGGACGATATAAGAAAATACATGTAG
- a CDS encoding HNH endonuclease — protein MRTGIRFDVFRRDNFTCQYCGRKPPEVELEVDHVIPRALGGSNDISNLKTACRECNRGKGKKPLNGQQLQ, from the coding sequence ATCCGCACAGGCATCCGTTTTGATGTTTTTCGTCGCGACAATTTTACTTGCCAATACTGCGGGCGCAAGCCTCCAGAAGTGGAACTTGAGGTTGACCACGTAATCCCTAGAGCGCTAGGCGGTTCAAACGACATAAGCAACCTGAAAACAGCGTGCAGGGAGTGCAACAGGGGAAAAGGGAAGAAGCCGTTAAATGGTCAGCAACTTCAATAA
- a CDS encoding DUF5678 domain-containing protein, with translation MITKIKALKAFEKNVDWFENHYEELKVKYNGQFVAVKGRRVVGHDENAEELLKRLRKSGEDTRQLLIEPIKDIRYVLRAAA, from the coding sequence TTGATAACTAAGATAAAGGCACTAAAGGCGTTCGAGAAGAACGTAGATTGGTTTGAAAATCACTACGAAGAGCTAAAGGTAAAGTATAATGGGCAGTTTGTGGCAGTGAAGGGAAGAAGAGTAGTAGGCCACGACGAGAATGCTGAAGAGCTCTTGAAAAGGCTCAGGAAAAGCGGAGAAGACACACGACAGCTGCTTATAGAGCCAATCAAAGATATAAGATACGTTCTTCGGGCGGCAGCATAA